In Gasterosteus aculeatus chromosome 15, fGasAcu3.hap1.1, whole genome shotgun sequence, a single genomic region encodes these proteins:
- the nin gene encoding uncharacterized protein nin isoform X4, whose translation METSLQQARAHKGRVLSCGMDDTQEQDQYEERLKEVFNSFDASGSGSLSPEELADLCLSLQLDDATPALLHTLLQSQDRLAARVDFDQFKDALILVLSSTLEPRQEEQETVSKPESPEIKPKFVKGSKRYGRRSTPEFTEPIAGFSEVTDANTAAEEDPEDKYDSAVPRKRERWNAHETSTEEYEAEGQMHLWNPDEPSTPRGAVQPRSPGLEERLRDACDELQIPWDGCAGYSELHALCEHLRLEPHLDVLQNLTSDGVMDVQEFVSRVLNPNKPPTPASSTPYRQLKRHHSTQPFDEGGRRTTTSSALTSTIGMRLFSTLDDGTGFTPVEYILDAWMDEGIENSTEILQALNFSLDGKLSLCDLTMALENELLLTKNGIHQAALASFKAEIRHLLESVDRELGEKEKIRSDLEKAEKLKTQLATEVDERHAAIEHTNNLNLRKLEQEHKEKLAAVRSELMTEMDQMQVQAGLQREKLEAEVDKIKEEESFLRDHLSISVKENRRLEMELLDSTEKLVEAQSQNTKLQTFLDNVMKEKLGDLDPGSADILLHEERIKELRRGYEAQYRELQDRIDELQSELQEFHSLGRVNLTCHKPLSEELESKSPGMESDPGIGSEDVQPFSVSLEAEMMLEQLKERHLQEMGDLQNQLESKINAFDELEGKQGKTNEDQRAAALQYQQEVQALREEMASVQSHRQELQSQLEQAELERTFLQQKQVEEREELDLQKEEVGNLRQQLLESHTYSADLEEQLKTLNAKQAEADEHLVKGMDELRKQHAVEIKKLLEEQDELFEARLEEEGKRVQEEQAELVKRLLGNCEREKELSQQRHEEELNARLEEAKGRFEEEREETVQRLTEQWQTQRAQLDEQNNESLQVLLEEEMLRLVREQEEKEGNLRERWESERAQLEERQEEALLNRIRQEKSQVQEKFEQREKRLREEWERQRLQLEEDYEGMLQERLKEEREKFETEKQEEEQRGQRLMAEERARLEESHREAMRELSGKHTAERDALHCMLDKLRDDIAQERRKIEISFGQRIEEVESRFSGDQQSAAERFQADLLKLEQHYQSELKALSEKHVEQKSHWEAQVHEALENAGEQIRMMQEAVEQEKKTLHQEWTDELHDIESLHEKETEELVMTTWRLQSELDDFVSSAQSKEIALSRQLNDLHNRLQGSLETKDQHVAQLERKALEAELLLSQTVEDFKQEREELLSSQSELQAKYAELLSISEGQITERIELLTERDDLRMAIEELETLLRQAAVDFELERKELQEHASILEEKSENNREDDREGLLAERDVLKIRIKELELLFNQVTSSAGKAKEEAINESNKNDDVDLETSEALDGGIKTAGHNDENDTIDYRDLPEVHRALSGDSNLREAEGDPEVDRCCAGIEHEGPESMSRTGLRSDVHIGNHSTVEYKNKAPVSPQMPCELISSPEAFGGVDAHGDGENKDACVVVPTWISEDPPRGDEPCHETAVDPSPLEETAEGSPADAEVRCSTDDSHHGTQEIELVSDPEWEHLTAKEEDQCAHYCLNEDADCEDLKLKALYNTTCHENILLHEKISLLQQKTEILENLLAYNAEKIKTAHQILEENYGLKVKMLLLMEHVKELEVEASKTTGVQIRYEDCLCENAKLKDQNGELAKRVWSLESRVNIIHEFQDQQMALVDEISRMRAENAELSMLFGELERRREILSTTVQSAASLPRDLRTVTSLEDSCEEFEDQNTKLRRAIAALQGKSQWLNATTQAHSSEASRLADENHVLRQKIAALKEEDLKAVQEELIRTLQHMKNGKIEDQKAAENFEKQISKLQLQSQRLEDEKVMLLEKNAQNISDIENLRQQLAELTKENESREVLATKEKNKLAACVFALEAELTKALQDSAQLEQRSVQLSQQLSVLRGKAVQVDSMESELSHLVEERISVDKETLSLCSQLAAAQERVRTVDETLQAVNHQSARLKSDLRVSQQERDSLQHEVDVVHKKLQNVNDKNRVLEMALHSSGLQSKSKKLYREEMSRLVDQEQQLLRQENERLHADVLNAKADLAHCREKVRQLDASLVSLKQHKHIQASLVTALEQENALLKHELQAQKELAKDGGAGLGHSGLEVLQQENESLKVRTFQLSTQLIAAYHLHLGGLVPPSPHRMPRGQHRGEEPDNMQGPMPEQRAAHADSYRRIGGL comes from the exons CGCTGGAATGCTCACGAAACAAGCACAGAGGAGTACGAGGCAGAAG GCCAGATGCATCTCTGGAACCCCGATGAGCCGAGCACGCCTCGGGGGGCCGTCCAGCCTCGGTCCCCCGGTTTAGAGGAGAGACTGCGCGACGCCTGCGACGAGCTGCAGATACCGTGGGACGGATGTGCCGGTTACTCGGAACTCCATGCGCTCTGTGAGCACCTGAGGCTGGAG ccACATTTGGATGTGCTCCAGAATCTAACCAGCGACGGAGTGATGGATGTTCAGGAGTTTGTCTCCAGAGTTTTGAACCCCAACAAACCCCCCACGCCGGCCTCCTCCACGCCCTACAGACAGCTCAAACGACACCACTCCACCCAG CCCTTTGACGAGGGAGGTCGGAGGACCACCACTTCTTCTGCTCTGACTAGCACCATCGGCATGCGTCTCTTCTCCACCCTTGATGACGGTACCGGTTTCACTCCAGTGGAATACATTTTGGATGCCTGGATGGATGAGGGAATAGAAAACAGCACTGAAATCCTGCAG GCCTTGAACTTCAGCCTAGATGGCAAACTGAGCCTTTGCGATCTCACCATGGCACTTGAGAATGAGCTCCTCCTCACTAAGAACGGGATCCACCAGGCGGCACTGGCCAGCTTCAAAGCTGAGATCAGACATCTTCT aGAGAGCGTAGACAGAGAACTCggtgagaaagagaaaatacGATCAGACTTGGAAAAAGCCGAGAAACTAAAGACTCAGCTCGCCACTGAGGTGGATGAACGTCACGCTGCGATTGAACATACGAACAACCTCAATCTCAG GAAGCTTGAACAGGAGCACAAAGAGAAGCTCGCAGCGGTACGATCTGAGCTGATGACGGAGATGGATCAGATGCAGGTGCAGGCCGGCCTGCAGCGCGAGAAACTGGAAGCAGAGGTGGACAAGATCAAGGAGGAGGAATCCTTTCTCCGAGACCACCTCTCCATTTCTGTGAAG gaaaacagacGCCTTGAAATGGAGTTGTTGGACAGTACTGAAAAACTAGTGGAGGCACAAAGCCAAAATACAAAACTCCAGACTTTTTTGGACAACGTTATGAAAGAAAAG TTGGGAGACTTGGATCCCGGCAGTGCAGACATCTTACTCCACGAGGAGCGTATTAAAGAACTACGCAGAGGCTACGAAGCTCAGTACAGG GAGCTGCAGGATCGTATTGACGAGCTGCAGTCAGAGTTGCAGGAGTTCCACAGTCTTGGACGAGTTAATTTGACCTGCCACAAGCCCCTCTCTGAAGAGCTGGAGAGCAAAAGCCCCGGCATGGAGTCTGATCCAG GAATCGGTTCAGAGGATGTTCAGCCCTTCAGCGTGAGCCTTGAGGCAGAGATGATGTTGGAGCAGTTGAAGGAGAGACACCTCCAGGAAATGGGGGATTTGCAAAACCAGCTGGAAAGCAAG ATCAATGCATTTGACGAGTTGGAAGGAAAGCAGGGGAAGACCAACGAGGACCAGAGAGCTGCAGCCCTCCAGTACCAGCAGGAGGTCCAGGCCCTGAGGGAGGAGATGGCCAGCGTTCAGAGCCACAGGCAGGAACTCCAGAGCCAGCTGGAGCAGGCAGAGCTGGAGCGGACCTTTCTGCAGCAGAAGCAGGTCGAGGAGAGGGAAGAGCTGGATCTGCAGAAGGAGGAAGTGGGGAATCTCAGACAACAACTGCTCGAGTCTCACACCTACTCTGCagacctggaggagcagctgaagacCCTCAACGCCAAGCAGGCCGAGGCGGATGAACATCTTGTGAAAGGAATGGACGAGCTGAGGAAACAACACGCCGTTGAGATCaagaagctgctggaggagcaggatgaGCTTTTTGAAGCAAGACtggaagaggagggaaagagagtGCAGGAAGAACAGGCTGAGTTGGTTAAGAGATTGTTGGGTAATTGCGAAAGGGAAAAGGAGCTATCGCAGCAAAGACACGAGGAAGAGCTGAACGCCAGACTAGAGGAGGCAAAGGGGAGGTTTGAGGAAGAGCGCGAGGAGACTGTTCAGAGGCTGACGGAGCAGTGGCAGACACAGAGGGCTCAGCTGGACGAGCAGAATAATGAGTCTCTGCAGGTGCTGCTGGAAGAAGAGATGTTGAGACTTGTCAGGGaacaagaggagaaggagggcaaCCTCAGGGAGCGGTGGGAGAGCGAACGGGCCCAGCTCGAGGAGCGTCAGGAGGAGGCCCTGCTCAACAGAATACGTCAAGAAAAGTCACAGGTGCAAGAGAAGTTTGAGCAGCGGGAGAAAAGGCTgagggaggagtgggagaggcagaggctgcagctggaggaggattACGAAGGGatgctgcaggagaggctgaaggaagagagggagaagtttGAAAccgagaagcaggaggaggagcagcgaggCCAACGCTTAATGGCAGAGGAGAGGGCTCGTCTAGAGGAGAGCCACCGTGAGGCCATGAGGGAGCTGTCGGGTAAGCACACCGCAGAGAGGGACGCTCTCCACTGCATGCTGGATAAACTACGAGACGACATCGCTCAGGAGAG GAGGAAAATCGAGATCAGCTTCGGCCAGAGAATCGAGGAAGTGGAGAGTCGTTTCTCAGGTGATCAACAGTCGGCTGCAGAACGTTTTCAGGCTGATCTTTTGAAACTTGAACAGCACTACCAAAGTGAGCTGAAGGCTCTTTCTGAGAAGCATGTCGAGCAGAAGTCCCACTGGGAGGCACAAGTACACGAGGCGCTGGAGAACGCAGGGGAACAAATAAGAATGATGCAGGAGGCTGTGGAGCAAGAAAAGAAGACGCTGCACCAGGAGTGGACAGATGAACTACATGACATAGAAAGTCTCCATGAAAAGGAAACGGAGGAACTTGTGATGACAACCTGGCGGCTGCAGAGTGAGCTAGATGACTTTGTCAGTTCAGCTCAGAGCAAAGAGATCGCGCTGAGCAGGCAGCTGAATGACCTCCACAACCGGCTTCAAGGGAGCCTGGAAACCAAAGACCAGCACGTGGCTCAGCTTGAGAGGAAAGCGCTGGAGGCTGAGCTCCTGCTGAGTCAAACCGTGGAGGATTTCAAACAGGAGAGGGAGGAACTCCTGAGCAGCCAGTCCGAACTTCAGGCAAAATACGCAGAGTTGCTTTCCATCTCCGAGGGGCAGATTACGGAGCGGATCGAACTGTTAACCGAGCGCGACGATTTGAGGATGGCGATCGAGGAGCTGGAGACGCTGCTCAGACAGGCGGCCGTGGACTTTGAGCTCGAGAGGAAGGAGCTGCAGGAACACGCGTCCATCCTTGAGGAAAAGTCGGAAAACAACCGAGAGGACGACAGAGAGGGGCTGCTTGCAGAAAGAGATGTGCTTAAAATCAGAATTAAAGAGCTAGAGTTGCTTTTCAATCAGGTCACATCTTCTGCAGGAAAGGCTAAGGAAGAAGCAATTAatgaatcaaacaaaaatgatgaCGTTGATTTAGAGACCAGTGAAGCCCTCGATGGGGGGATCAAGACCGCTGGTCACAACGATGAAAACGATACCATTGATTATCGAGACCTGCCCGAAGTCCATCGAGCTCTTTCTGGAGATTCAAATCTCAGGGAAGCTGAAGGAGACCCTGAAGTAGACCGTTGCTGTGCAGGGATTGAACATGAAGGCCCTGAATCAATGTCTCGTACTGGCCTCCGCTCAGACGTTCACATAGGAAATCATTCAACGGTTGAATACAAGAACAAGGCCCCAGTTTCCCCGCAGATGCCTTGTGAGCTGATCTCCTCCCCCGAGGCGTTTGGAGGTGTCGATGCTCATGGAGACGGTGAGAATAAAGACGCGTGTGTTGTTGTTCCTACTTGGATCAGTGAAGACCCTCCCCGGGGAGACGAGCCGTGTCATGAGACCGCGGTGGATCCCTCGCCGCTGGAGGAGACGGCTGAGGGGTCGCCAGCGGACGCTGAGGTCAGGTGTTCAACAGATGACTCTCATCACGGCACACAGGAAATTGAACTCGTTTCAGACCCAGAATGGGAACATTTAACCGCTAAAGAAGAGGATCAATGCGCACATTATTGTCTGAATGAAGATGCCGATTGTGAGGACCTTAAACTGAAAGCTTTGTATAACACCACCTGCCACGAGAACATCCTTCTGCATGAGAAGATTTCTCTGCTTCAACAGAAGACTGAGATACTAGAGAACCTTCTGGCTTATAACGCTGAAAAGATCAAAACTGCCCACCAGATACTGGAAGAAAACTATGGCCTCAAAGTCAAGATGCTACTTCTGATGGAGCACGTCAAGGAGCTGGAGGTCGAGGCCTCAAAGACGACCGGCGTTCAGATCAGGTATGAAGACTGCCTGTGTGAGAATGCCAAACTGAAGGACCAAAACGGTGAACTTGCAAAGAGAGTTTGGAGCCTTGAAAGTCGAGTAAACATTATCCACGAATTCCAAGACCAGCAGATGGCGCTGGTGGACGAGATCAGCCGGATGAGAGCGGAGAACGCCGAGCTGTCCATGTTGTTCGGCGAGCTGGAGAGGCGCCGTGAGATCCTTTCGACGACCGTCCAATCGGCGGCGTCTCTCCCGCGGGACCTTCGGACTGTGACTAGTCTGGAGGACAGCTGCGAGGAGTTTGAGGACCAGAACACCAAACTTCGCAGAGCCATCGCGGCGCTGCAGGGCAAGTCGCAGTGGTTAAATGCAACGACGCAGGCTCATAG TTCTGAGGCCAGTCGTCTAGCTGACGAGAACCACGTGCTCAGACAGAAGATTGCTGCCTTGAAGGAAGAAGACCTGAAAGCGGTCCAGGAGGAGCTGAT ACGCACGCTGCAGCACATGAAAAATGGGAAGATTGAGGATCAAAAGGCGGCAGAGAATTTTGAGAAACAG ATTTCAAAGCTGCAGCTGCAAAGCCAGCGACTCGAGGATGAGAAAGTGATGCTGTTGGAGAAAAATGCCCAAAACATTTCTGACATTGAGAATCTCCGACAGCAGCTGGCAGAGCTGACAAAGGAGAACGAGAGCAGGGAGGTGCTCGCCACTAAGGAGAAGAACAAG CTggcagcgtgtgtgtttgctctggaGGCAGAGCTGACCAAAGCTCTGCAGGACTCTGCACAGCTGGAGCAGCGCAGCGTCCAGCTGTCACAGCAGCTCTCTGTCCTCAGAGGGAAG GCGGTCCAGGTGGACTCCATGGAGAGTGAGCTCAGCCACCTGGTGGAGGAGCGGATAAGTGTGGATAAGGAGACGCTGAGCCTCTGCAGCCAGCTGGCCGCCGCTCAAGAGAGG GTGAGGACAGTGGATGAAACTCTTCAGGCTGTGAACCATCAAAGCGCTCGCCTCAAGTCAGACCTCCGTGTTTCGCAGCAGGAGAGGGATTCCCTTCAACACGAAGTGGACGTTGTGCACAAGAAGCTGCAGAATGTTAATGATAAA AACCGCGTTTTGGAGATGGCCTTGCACTCGAGCGGCCTCCAGAGTAAAAGCAAGAAGCTGTACAGAGAGGAGATGTCCCGGCTGGTGGACCAGGAGCAGCAACTGCTGAGGCAGGAAAACGAAAGGCTTCACGCTGACGTCCTCAACGCCAAAGCAGACCTGGCTCATTGCAGAGAAAAG GTCCGCCAGCTTGACGCTTCCCTCGTGTCCCtgaagcagcacaaacacattcaGGCCTCCCTGGTGACGGCCTTGGAGCAGGAGAACGCCTTGCTGAAGCACGAGCTCCAGGCACAAAAGGAGCTCGCCAAG gacgGCGGAGCAGGACTAGGACACTCGGGGCTGGAGGTCCTGCAACAGGAAAACGAGTCGCTCAAAGTCCGAACGTTTCAGCTGTCCACGCAGCTGATAGCG GCGTATCACCTTCATTTGGGGGGACTTGTGCCTCCGTCCCCTCACAGGATGCCTCGGGGACAGCACCGAGGCGAAGAACCGGACAACATGCAG GGGCCGATGCCGGAGCAGCGGGCGGCTCATGCAGACAGCTACCGGCGGATCGGTGGCCTCTAA